The following are from one region of the Leishmania mexicana MHOM/GT/2001/U1103 complete genome, chromosome 10 genome:
- a CDS encoding putative protein transport protein Sec23: protein MVIPMSCMYTPLHLIEPSHLVLGAAIDELCCTNCGAFCSVHSQREMGKYWVCLSCKRRNSFQNNTAITEQHPALMYETVEFVLANPPTPVVTPPPQQPAPAFIFVVDTCISSGEMASLRTSLLESLQHLPRNALVGLISFGATVSVWELGANSGVAISKCYLLRGNTANPPDSLQSLLQVSENHPVRGRLLAPLCDVEAVLTSSIEELEEDGAAVPSSKRPLRATSTAVEAATYLMEALAPPQMATQQQHVLYGKHVKAATAPGSNVKMGKILLFTGGPCTRGPGAVVSTDKADMMRFHRDIIEGDTPYYEAAFSFYNALEPRLIAANTCLDVFAQSLDQVGVMEMRRCIDNTGGTLIVEDETTDIMFLESLKRYWQRCDLRAGAERALAAVQEGMSSSGVDDSYSSEDHRAHCGFAVHMEVNTSVGTLLRGALGPCNVDVEANKRGPTRLTSPLEVGAGGTTRWCVSYLDKGITLSFLFDTATSISQQGGAESAHEKRFIQFVTRYTTPRGEQRVRVTSVVQPIAPPTAPPDYYTKAGAFDQTCAATIVARMAVSILERHPGKWDDAKRWLDTLLVRFVRRYSTFSSGQPNTLRLDPCLSLFPSFMYNLRRSEYFMVLNISPDETTFKRHWLLRESVDNCVLMIQPTLDSYDLENPFATPMQLDSSSLRHDNIVLMDAYFNVHIMWGSIIYQWIEAAYHENPEYANFAELLEAAERDAQGILSNRYPYPRFSRTDADGSEARHVKTRVNPATNYHNSGMQYGAGPNGAAVEQADVIYTDDASIMTFMTSLKKAVVTSDGKEEA, encoded by the coding sequence ATGGTGATCCCGATGAGCTGCATGTAcacgccgctgcacctcatTGAACCTAGTCACCTCGTGCTTGGCGCAGCCATTGACGAGCTGTGCTGCACGAACTGCGGCGCCTTTTGCAGCGTGCACAGTCAGCGCGAGATGGGCAAGTACTGGGTGTGCTTATCCTGCAAGCGCCGCAACTCTTTCCAGAACAACACCGCCATCACGGAGCAGCACCCGGCGCTGATGTACGAGACGGTCGAATTTGTGCTCGCGAACccgccgacgccggtggtgacaccaccgccgcagcagccagcgcCTGCCTTCATCTTTGTCGTCGACACGTGCATTTCTTCCGGTGAGATGGCGTCGTTACGCACGAGTCTGCTGGAGtccctgcagcacctgccgCGCAACGCCCTCGTAGGCCTCATCTCCTTCGGGGCCACCGTCTCTGTGTGGGAGCTGGGCGCCAACTCTGGCGTGGCTATCAGCAAGTGCTACCTCCTGCGCGGCAACACGGCCAACCCGCCCGATTCGCTGCAGAGCTTGCTTCAGGTCTCGGAGAACCATCCCGTGCGGGGGCGgctgctggcgccgctgtgcgacgtggaggcggtgctcacCTCGTCGatcgaggagctggaggaggacggcgccgccgtgccgtcGTCCaagcggccgctgcgggcaacatcgacggcggtggaggcagcCACGTACCTGATGGAGGCCCTCGCGCCACCACAGATggcaacgcagcagcagcatgtaCTATACGGAAAGCACGTAAAAGCCGCTACAGCGCCCGGGAGTAACGTAAAGATGGGTAAGATTCTCCTCTTCACCGGCGGCCCGTGCACGCGCGgccccggcgccgtcgtcagcACAGACAAGGCGGACATGATGCGCTTCCATCGCGACATCATCGAGGGTGACACACCCTACTACGAGGCAGCCTTCAGCTTCTACAACGCACTCGAGCCGCGGCTGATAGCCGCGAACACGTGCCTCGACGTCTTTGCACAGTCCCTTGACCAGGTCGGTGTCATGgagatgcgccgctgcatcgaCAACACCGGTGGCACGCTCATCGTCGAGGATGAGACGACGGACATTATGTTTCTGGAGTCGCTGAAGCGCTactggcagcgctgcgactTGCGGGCCGGGGCAGAGCGCGCATTGGCGGCAGTGCAGGAGGGCATGTCCTCTTCGGGTGTTGACGACAGCTACAGCAGCGAGGACCACAGAGCTCACTGCGGATTCGCTGTGCACATGGAGGTGAACACGTCCGTcggcacgctgctgcgcggtgcgCTCGGCCCGTGCAACGTGGACGTGGAGGCGAACAAGCGCGGTCCTACGCGGCTCACCTCACCGCTGGAGGtcggcgccggtggcacAACGCGCTGGTGCGTCAGCTACCTGGACAAGGGTATCACGCTTTCATTCCTGTTCGACACAGCCACCTCCATCAGCCAGCAGGGCGGCGCCGAGAGCGCGCATGAGAAGCGCTTCATCCAGTTCGTCACGCGCTACACCACGCCGCGCGGTGAGCAGCGAGTGCGCGTGACGAGCGTCGTGCAGCCCATCGCCCCGccgacagcaccgccggaCTACTACACGAAGGCTGGCGCCTTTGATCAGACGTGTGCGGCGACGATCGTGGCGCGCATGGCGGTGAGCATTCTCGAGAGGCATCCGGGCAAGTGGGATGACGCTAAGCGATGGCTGGAcacgctgctggtgcgcttCGTGCGGCGCTACTCCACCTTCTCCTCTGGTCAGCCGAACACGCTGCGCCTCGACCcgtgtctctcgctctttccATCCTTCATGTACAACCTGCGCCGCTCCGAGTACTTCATGGTGCTCAACATCTCGCCCGATGAGACGACGTTCAAGCGCcactggctgctgcgcgagtcCGTCGACAACTGCGTGCTCATGATCCAGCCCACGCTGGACTCATACGACTTGGAGAACCCGTTCGCGACGCCCATGCagctcgacagcagcagcctgcGTCACGACAACATTGTGCTGATGGATGCCTACTTTAACGTCCATATCATGTGGGGCAGCATCATCTACCAGTGGATCGAGGCAGCCTACCACGAGAACCCCGAGTACGCCAACTTTgccgagctgctggaggcggcggagcgtgATGCGCAGGGGATCTTGTCGAACCGCTACCCGTACCCGCGCTTCTCGCGCACGGACGCCGACGGCTCCGAGGCGCGCCACGTGAAGACGCGCGTGAACCCGGCCACCAACTACCACAACTCGGGCATGCAGTACGGCGCCGGCCCCAacggggcggcggtggagcaggcCGACGTCATCTATACAGATGACGCCTCCATCATGACCTTCATGACCTCGCTCAAGAAGGCGGTAGTGACCTCTGAcggcaaggaggaggcgtaA